The stretch of DNA TGTTCCTGCTCTATTAGTTGCTACAGTTTTGACGCTATAAGCCCCGATTCTGTTCAAATAGTCGATAATCTTCTTTTGTATCTGCTGTTCACTCATATTTGCCCTTTTTTAACTGCATGAACTTCTTGCAATTATCAACTGTAAGAAAATCTTCACTCTCTATTTTTGCTTTTATGTTTCGCTTATAAGCCTGTAAATTTTCCACTCTAAACTTTGGATCTCTTTTTTCATTTTCGCCTATAAGATAGCTTATAAACTCGTCAAAGTTCTCCATCACATATGCGCGCGCGTATTCTTCATCATATGTTCTATCTATTAATTGTGTGTTCAATTTTGATACACCGGTGTTTAATTTTGATACACCTGAAACGCCTAAATTTTGGGTGTTTAATTTTGATACACCTTGCAATAACTTTTTATTATTTAAAGCGATACTGTAAACGCTTGTTATGTCCATACCAATTTTGGATTTTCTGCGCTGTACCTTTATAAGTTTTTTTTCTTCAATAGATTTCAAAATCTTTACTACTTTAGC from Hydrogenimonas thermophila encodes:
- a CDS encoding replication protein; this encodes MQDNYITFVEIVKSLYDLLEQKKISDSEFTILMILLKKTILFKKRSDAISISQWMDESGMSKAKVVKILKSIEEKKLIKVQRRKSKIGMDITSVYSIALNNKKLLQGVSKLNTQNLGVSGVSKLNTGVSKLNTQLIDRTYDEEYARAYVMENFDEFISYLIGENEKRDPKFRVENLQAYKRNIKAKIESEDFLTVDNCKKFMQLKKGKYE